A region from the Salvia splendens isolate huo1 chromosome 15, SspV2, whole genome shotgun sequence genome encodes:
- the LOC121768611 gene encoding uncharacterized protein LOC121768611, translated as MDEKTIALRCEANNKYCSRNRFYYDYLHAAADTIVNEARFEVKERVSSRKIYDVKYQLDEARIYNKEPFIAGSAMLTNKSNDKATLTSAITYEEQSTSTFTSTWSLTGGVKVSFEGNLCEAVKGKVEVSVEVKKEWSWSEETETKKSSTVNASADVPANTSIKISYIGTKGSYSVPFSYSQEDVDSATGEHTVTQHYDGIYYGSNYYNMDFEVAKPIPL; from the exons ATGGATGAGAAGACAATCGCGCTGCGCTGCGAGGCCAACAACAAGTACTGCAGTCGCAACAG GTTCTACTACGACTACCTGCACGCGGCCGCAGACACTATAGTCAACGAGGCGAGGTTCGAGGTGAAGGAACGGGTGTCGTCAAGAAAAATCTACGACGTCAAGTATCAGCTGGATGAGGCAAGGATATACAACAAGGAGCCATTCATAGCCGGGTCAGCCATGCTTACGAACAAATCGAATGACAAGGCAACCTTGACGAGCGCCATAACGTACGAAGAACAATCGACGTCTACTTTTACGAGTACTTGGAGTTTGACGGGAGGAGTGAAGGTCTCCTTCGAAGGTAACCTCTGCGAAGCTGTCAAAGGAAAAGTTGAAGTATCTGTGGAAGTGAAGAAGGAGTGGTCGTGGTCGGAAGAGACAGAGACGAAAAAATCGAGTACGGTTAATGCTTCAGCTGATGTGCCTGCTAACACCTCCATCAAAATTAGCTACATTGGAACTAAGGGAAGCTACAGTGTGCCCTTCTCTTACTCGCAGGAAGACGTTGATTCCGCCACCGGTGAACACACTGTAACACAACACTATGATGGTATTTACTACGGCTCCAATTATTACAACATGGACTTTGAGGTCGCCAAACCCATACCTCTCTAG